A portion of the Echeneis naucrates chromosome 5, fEcheNa1.1, whole genome shotgun sequence genome contains these proteins:
- the LOC115043227 gene encoding semaphorin-3F-like isoform X4, producing MQLDGLWTVHTLLALSSFTLGNTVTNDPLAAPRVFISFKELRSTSTAHHFAYLLNTSDYRILRMDEDHDRMYVGSKDHILSLDLHDINKDPHIIHWPVSERRRMECLVSGKDANEECANFIRLIEPWNRTQLYVCGTGAYNPVCTFVNRGRKPQEEIFHLEPGKVESGKGKCSYDPKLNSVSALINGELYAGVYVDFMGTDSAIFRTLGTKTAMRTDQYNSRWLNDPTFIHVHLIPDSAERNDDKLYFFFREKSSEMGQSPVTQSRIGRICLNDDGGHCCLVNKWSTFLKARLICSVPGADGMETHFDELRDVYIQPTQDTKNPVIYGVFSVSGSVFKGSAVCVYSMADIRMVFNGPFAHKEGPNYQWVAYTGKIPYPRPGTCPGGTFTPNMKSTKDYPDEVINFMRNHPAMYNAVYPVHKRPLVVRTNVDYEFTTITVDQVTAADGNYEVLFLGTDKGTVQKVIVLPRDDLQTEELVLEEVEVFKVPTPITTMKISSKRQQLYVSSAVGLTQLALHRCDVYGEACADCCLARDPYCAWDGKSCSRYSASQKRRSRRQDVKYGNPIRQCRGFNSNANRNTVEMVQYGVEGSSTFLECQARSPHAVVKWHLQRDNSDRRKEMRSDGRVLKTEQGLLLRSLQPSDSGMYQCTATEKNFKHTLVKLQLVVLSSRAVNSVLVEGAGGLVPSALHSSSTQWTPSAGQYKDLLTILSQPEMTLINQYCQDYWQFGDPLLGALKAKDLKELKEQKKPRNRRHHGEGEEEEEQDEVET from the exons AGCTGAGATCTACCAGTACCGCTCATCACTTCGCCTACCTCCTCAACACGTCCGACTACCGGATCCTGCGTATGGATGAAGACCACGACCGCATGTATGTTGGCAGCAAGGACCACATCCTGTCCCTGGATCTCCATGACATCAACAAGGACCCCCACATC ATCCACTGGCCAGTGTCTGAACGAAGGCGGATGGAGTGCCTTGTGAGTGGGAAGGATGCCAAT GAGGAGTGTGCAAATTTCATCCGTCTGATTGAGCCGTGGAACCGGACTCAGCTGTACGTCTGTGGGACAGGAGCTTACAATCCAGTCTGTACCTTTGTCAACCGTGGACGCAAACCTCAG gAAGAAATCTTCCATCTGGAGCCCGGCAAAGTGGAATCTGGGAAGGGAAAGTGCTCCTACGACCCGAAGCTCAACAGCGTGTCAGCTTTGATCA aTGGTGAACTGTATGCTGGGGTCTATGTTGACTTCATGGGAACAGACTCGGCCATTTTCCGGACTTTGGGGACAAAGACTGCCATGCGAACAGATCAGTACAACTCCAGATGGCTGAATG ATCCCACTTTCATCCACGTACACCTCATCCCTGACAGTGCAGAGAGAAATGATGACAAGCTGTATTTCTTCTTCCGGGAGAAGTCCTCTGAGATGGGCCAGAGTCCTGTGACCCAGTCCCGCATAGGACGCATCTGCCTG AATGATGATGGAGGTCACTGCTGTCTGGTCAACAAGTGGAGCACCTTCCTGAAGGCCAGACTCATCTGTTCAGTGCCCGGCGCTGACGGCATGGAGACACACTTCGATGAACTGC GGGATGTCTATATCCAACCAACACAGGACACAAAAAATCCCGTGATATATGGAGTCTTCTCCGTCTCTGG TTCTGTCTTCAAAGGCTCAGCAGTTTGTGTCTACTCCATGGCCGACATCCGCATGGTCTTCAATGGACCCTTTGCCCACAAAGAGGGTCCCAATTACCAGTGGGTGGCCTACACTGGGAAGATCCCTTACCCTCGCCCTGGCACA TGCCCTGGAGGTACATTCACCCCCAACATGAAGTCCACCAAGGACTACCCAGATGAGGTGATTAACTTTATGAGGAATCACCCGGCCATGTACAATGCTGTGTACCCTGTACACAAGCGCCCCCTGGTGGTGCGGACCAACGTGGACTATGAGTTCACAACCATCACGGTGGACcaagtgacagcagcagatggCAACTATGAAGTGCTGTTCTTAGGAACTG ACAAAGGGACAGTTCAGAAAGTCATTGTGCTGCCCAGAGACGATCTGCAGACTGAGGAGCTGGTCCTCGAGGAGGTCGAGGTTTTCAAG GTTCCTACTCCAATCACCACAATGAAGATCTCATCCAAAAGG CAACAGCTGTATGTGTCCTCTGCAGTAGGGCTGACACAGCTGGCTCTCCACCGTTGTGATGTGTATGGCGAGGCCTGTGCTGACTGCTGCCTGGCCAGGGATCCTTACTGCGCCTGGGATGGAAAGTCCTGCTCCCGTTACTCTGCCTCACAGAAGAG ACGTAGCCGGAGGCAGGACGTCAAGTATGGGAACCCCATCCGCCAGTGCCGAGGCTTCAACTCCAATG CCAATAGGAACACTGTGGAGATGGTGCAGTACGGGGTGGAGGGAAGCAGCACCTTCCTGGAGTGTCAGGCCCGCTCTCCCCATGCTGTAGTCAAATGGCATCTGCAGAGAGACAACAGCGACCGCAGGAAAGAG ATGCGTTCTGACGGTCGGGTTTTGAAGACAGAACAAGGTCTACTTCTGCGGTCTCTGCAGCCTTCTGACTCTGGCATGTATCAGTGTACCGCCACAGAGAAGaacttcaaacacacactggtgaAACTGCAGTTAGTGGTGCTCTCGAGCCGGGCCGTTAACAGCGTGCTGGTGGAGGGCGCGGGCGGGCTTGTGCCGTCCGCTCTCCACTCCAGCAGCACCCAGTGGACCCCCAGCGCAGGCCAGTACAAGGACCTGCTGACCATCCTGAGCCAGCCAGAGATGACCCTGATCAATCAGTACTGCCAGGACTACTGGCAGTTTGGAGACCCGCTGTTGGGAGCCCTCAAGGCCAAAGACCTGAAGGAGCTCAAGGAGCAGAAGAAGCCTCGCAACCGCCGGCATCATGgcgagggggaggaggaggaagagcaggatgAGGTAGAGACATGA
- the LOC115043227 gene encoding semaphorin-3F-like isoform X1 produces MQLDGLWTVHTLLALSSFTLGNTVTNDPLAAPRVFISFKELRSTSTAHHFAYLLNTSDYRILRMDEDHDRMYVGSKDHILSLDLHDINKDPHIIHWPVSERRRMECLVSGKDANEECANFIRLIEPWNRTQLYVCGTGAYNPVCTFVNRGRKPQTSMYLQMAQARGRASRAAEPSAVHETLGLKEEIFHLEPGKVESGKGKCSYDPKLNSVSALINGELYAGVYVDFMGTDSAIFRTLGTKTAMRTDQYNSRWLNDPTFIHVHLIPDSAERNDDKLYFFFREKSSEMGQSPVTQSRIGRICLNDDGGHCCLVNKWSTFLKARLICSVPGADGMETHFDELRDVYIQPTQDTKNPVIYGVFSVSGSVFKGSAVCVYSMADIRMVFNGPFAHKEGPNYQWVAYTGKIPYPRPGTCPGGTFTPNMKSTKDYPDEVINFMRNHPAMYNAVYPVHKRPLVVRTNVDYEFTTITVDQVTAADGNYEVLFLGTDKGTVQKVIVLPRDDLQTEELVLEEVEVFKVPTPITTMKISSKRQQLYVSSAVGLTQLALHRCDVYGEACADCCLARDPYCAWDGKSCSRYSASQKRSDPFRRSRRQDVKYGNPIRQCRGFNSNANRNTVEMVQYGVEGSSTFLECQARSPHAVVKWHLQRDNSDRRKEMRSDGRVLKTEQGLLLRSLQPSDSGMYQCTATEKNFKHTLVKLQLVVLSSRAVNSVLVEGAGGLVPSALHSSSTQWTPSAGQYKDLLTILSQPEMTLINQYCQDYWQFGDPLLGALKAKDLKELKEQKKPRNRRHHGEGEEEEEQDEVET; encoded by the exons AGCTGAGATCTACCAGTACCGCTCATCACTTCGCCTACCTCCTCAACACGTCCGACTACCGGATCCTGCGTATGGATGAAGACCACGACCGCATGTATGTTGGCAGCAAGGACCACATCCTGTCCCTGGATCTCCATGACATCAACAAGGACCCCCACATC ATCCACTGGCCAGTGTCTGAACGAAGGCGGATGGAGTGCCTTGTGAGTGGGAAGGATGCCAAT GAGGAGTGTGCAAATTTCATCCGTCTGATTGAGCCGTGGAACCGGACTCAGCTGTACGTCTGTGGGACAGGAGCTTACAATCCAGTCTGTACCTTTGTCAACCGTGGACGCAAACCTCAG ACGTCCATGTATCTACAGATGGCCCAGGCCAGAGGAAGGGCTAGCCGCGCGGCCGAACCCAGCGCGGTGCACGAGACACTTGGACTAAAG gAAGAAATCTTCCATCTGGAGCCCGGCAAAGTGGAATCTGGGAAGGGAAAGTGCTCCTACGACCCGAAGCTCAACAGCGTGTCAGCTTTGATCA aTGGTGAACTGTATGCTGGGGTCTATGTTGACTTCATGGGAACAGACTCGGCCATTTTCCGGACTTTGGGGACAAAGACTGCCATGCGAACAGATCAGTACAACTCCAGATGGCTGAATG ATCCCACTTTCATCCACGTACACCTCATCCCTGACAGTGCAGAGAGAAATGATGACAAGCTGTATTTCTTCTTCCGGGAGAAGTCCTCTGAGATGGGCCAGAGTCCTGTGACCCAGTCCCGCATAGGACGCATCTGCCTG AATGATGATGGAGGTCACTGCTGTCTGGTCAACAAGTGGAGCACCTTCCTGAAGGCCAGACTCATCTGTTCAGTGCCCGGCGCTGACGGCATGGAGACACACTTCGATGAACTGC GGGATGTCTATATCCAACCAACACAGGACACAAAAAATCCCGTGATATATGGAGTCTTCTCCGTCTCTGG TTCTGTCTTCAAAGGCTCAGCAGTTTGTGTCTACTCCATGGCCGACATCCGCATGGTCTTCAATGGACCCTTTGCCCACAAAGAGGGTCCCAATTACCAGTGGGTGGCCTACACTGGGAAGATCCCTTACCCTCGCCCTGGCACA TGCCCTGGAGGTACATTCACCCCCAACATGAAGTCCACCAAGGACTACCCAGATGAGGTGATTAACTTTATGAGGAATCACCCGGCCATGTACAATGCTGTGTACCCTGTACACAAGCGCCCCCTGGTGGTGCGGACCAACGTGGACTATGAGTTCACAACCATCACGGTGGACcaagtgacagcagcagatggCAACTATGAAGTGCTGTTCTTAGGAACTG ACAAAGGGACAGTTCAGAAAGTCATTGTGCTGCCCAGAGACGATCTGCAGACTGAGGAGCTGGTCCTCGAGGAGGTCGAGGTTTTCAAG GTTCCTACTCCAATCACCACAATGAAGATCTCATCCAAAAGG CAACAGCTGTATGTGTCCTCTGCAGTAGGGCTGACACAGCTGGCTCTCCACCGTTGTGATGTGTATGGCGAGGCCTGTGCTGACTGCTGCCTGGCCAGGGATCCTTACTGCGCCTGGGATGGAAAGTCCTGCTCCCGTTACTCTGCCTCACAGAAGAG GTCTGACCCCTTTAGACGTAGCCGGAGGCAGGACGTCAAGTATGGGAACCCCATCCGCCAGTGCCGAGGCTTCAACTCCAATG CCAATAGGAACACTGTGGAGATGGTGCAGTACGGGGTGGAGGGAAGCAGCACCTTCCTGGAGTGTCAGGCCCGCTCTCCCCATGCTGTAGTCAAATGGCATCTGCAGAGAGACAACAGCGACCGCAGGAAAGAG ATGCGTTCTGACGGTCGGGTTTTGAAGACAGAACAAGGTCTACTTCTGCGGTCTCTGCAGCCTTCTGACTCTGGCATGTATCAGTGTACCGCCACAGAGAAGaacttcaaacacacactggtgaAACTGCAGTTAGTGGTGCTCTCGAGCCGGGCCGTTAACAGCGTGCTGGTGGAGGGCGCGGGCGGGCTTGTGCCGTCCGCTCTCCACTCCAGCAGCACCCAGTGGACCCCCAGCGCAGGCCAGTACAAGGACCTGCTGACCATCCTGAGCCAGCCAGAGATGACCCTGATCAATCAGTACTGCCAGGACTACTGGCAGTTTGGAGACCCGCTGTTGGGAGCCCTCAAGGCCAAAGACCTGAAGGAGCTCAAGGAGCAGAAGAAGCCTCGCAACCGCCGGCATCATGgcgagggggaggaggaggaagagcaggatgAGGTAGAGACATGA
- the LOC115043227 gene encoding semaphorin-3F-like isoform X3 produces MQLDGLWTVHTLLALSSFTLGNTVTNDPLAAPRVFISFKELRSTSTAHHFAYLLNTSDYRILRMDEDHDRMYVGSKDHILSLDLHDINKDPHIIHWPVSERRRMECLVSGKDANEECANFIRLIEPWNRTQLYVCGTGAYNPVCTFVNRGRKPQEEIFHLEPGKVESGKGKCSYDPKLNSVSALINGELYAGVYVDFMGTDSAIFRTLGTKTAMRTDQYNSRWLNDPTFIHVHLIPDSAERNDDKLYFFFREKSSEMGQSPVTQSRIGRICLNDDGGHCCLVNKWSTFLKARLICSVPGADGMETHFDELRDVYIQPTQDTKNPVIYGVFSVSGSVFKGSAVCVYSMADIRMVFNGPFAHKEGPNYQWVAYTGKIPYPRPGTCPGGTFTPNMKSTKDYPDEVINFMRNHPAMYNAVYPVHKRPLVVRTNVDYEFTTITVDQVTAADGNYEVLFLGTDKGTVQKVIVLPRDDLQTEELVLEEVEVFKVPTPITTMKISSKRQQLYVSSAVGLTQLALHRCDVYGEACADCCLARDPYCAWDGKSCSRYSASQKRSDPFRRSRRQDVKYGNPIRQCRGFNSNANRNTVEMVQYGVEGSSTFLECQARSPHAVVKWHLQRDNSDRRKEMRSDGRVLKTEQGLLLRSLQPSDSGMYQCTATEKNFKHTLVKLQLVVLSSRAVNSVLVEGAGGLVPSALHSSSTQWTPSAGQYKDLLTILSQPEMTLINQYCQDYWQFGDPLLGALKAKDLKELKEQKKPRNRRHHGEGEEEEEQDEVET; encoded by the exons AGCTGAGATCTACCAGTACCGCTCATCACTTCGCCTACCTCCTCAACACGTCCGACTACCGGATCCTGCGTATGGATGAAGACCACGACCGCATGTATGTTGGCAGCAAGGACCACATCCTGTCCCTGGATCTCCATGACATCAACAAGGACCCCCACATC ATCCACTGGCCAGTGTCTGAACGAAGGCGGATGGAGTGCCTTGTGAGTGGGAAGGATGCCAAT GAGGAGTGTGCAAATTTCATCCGTCTGATTGAGCCGTGGAACCGGACTCAGCTGTACGTCTGTGGGACAGGAGCTTACAATCCAGTCTGTACCTTTGTCAACCGTGGACGCAAACCTCAG gAAGAAATCTTCCATCTGGAGCCCGGCAAAGTGGAATCTGGGAAGGGAAAGTGCTCCTACGACCCGAAGCTCAACAGCGTGTCAGCTTTGATCA aTGGTGAACTGTATGCTGGGGTCTATGTTGACTTCATGGGAACAGACTCGGCCATTTTCCGGACTTTGGGGACAAAGACTGCCATGCGAACAGATCAGTACAACTCCAGATGGCTGAATG ATCCCACTTTCATCCACGTACACCTCATCCCTGACAGTGCAGAGAGAAATGATGACAAGCTGTATTTCTTCTTCCGGGAGAAGTCCTCTGAGATGGGCCAGAGTCCTGTGACCCAGTCCCGCATAGGACGCATCTGCCTG AATGATGATGGAGGTCACTGCTGTCTGGTCAACAAGTGGAGCACCTTCCTGAAGGCCAGACTCATCTGTTCAGTGCCCGGCGCTGACGGCATGGAGACACACTTCGATGAACTGC GGGATGTCTATATCCAACCAACACAGGACACAAAAAATCCCGTGATATATGGAGTCTTCTCCGTCTCTGG TTCTGTCTTCAAAGGCTCAGCAGTTTGTGTCTACTCCATGGCCGACATCCGCATGGTCTTCAATGGACCCTTTGCCCACAAAGAGGGTCCCAATTACCAGTGGGTGGCCTACACTGGGAAGATCCCTTACCCTCGCCCTGGCACA TGCCCTGGAGGTACATTCACCCCCAACATGAAGTCCACCAAGGACTACCCAGATGAGGTGATTAACTTTATGAGGAATCACCCGGCCATGTACAATGCTGTGTACCCTGTACACAAGCGCCCCCTGGTGGTGCGGACCAACGTGGACTATGAGTTCACAACCATCACGGTGGACcaagtgacagcagcagatggCAACTATGAAGTGCTGTTCTTAGGAACTG ACAAAGGGACAGTTCAGAAAGTCATTGTGCTGCCCAGAGACGATCTGCAGACTGAGGAGCTGGTCCTCGAGGAGGTCGAGGTTTTCAAG GTTCCTACTCCAATCACCACAATGAAGATCTCATCCAAAAGG CAACAGCTGTATGTGTCCTCTGCAGTAGGGCTGACACAGCTGGCTCTCCACCGTTGTGATGTGTATGGCGAGGCCTGTGCTGACTGCTGCCTGGCCAGGGATCCTTACTGCGCCTGGGATGGAAAGTCCTGCTCCCGTTACTCTGCCTCACAGAAGAG GTCTGACCCCTTTAGACGTAGCCGGAGGCAGGACGTCAAGTATGGGAACCCCATCCGCCAGTGCCGAGGCTTCAACTCCAATG CCAATAGGAACACTGTGGAGATGGTGCAGTACGGGGTGGAGGGAAGCAGCACCTTCCTGGAGTGTCAGGCCCGCTCTCCCCATGCTGTAGTCAAATGGCATCTGCAGAGAGACAACAGCGACCGCAGGAAAGAG ATGCGTTCTGACGGTCGGGTTTTGAAGACAGAACAAGGTCTACTTCTGCGGTCTCTGCAGCCTTCTGACTCTGGCATGTATCAGTGTACCGCCACAGAGAAGaacttcaaacacacactggtgaAACTGCAGTTAGTGGTGCTCTCGAGCCGGGCCGTTAACAGCGTGCTGGTGGAGGGCGCGGGCGGGCTTGTGCCGTCCGCTCTCCACTCCAGCAGCACCCAGTGGACCCCCAGCGCAGGCCAGTACAAGGACCTGCTGACCATCCTGAGCCAGCCAGAGATGACCCTGATCAATCAGTACTGCCAGGACTACTGGCAGTTTGGAGACCCGCTGTTGGGAGCCCTCAAGGCCAAAGACCTGAAGGAGCTCAAGGAGCAGAAGAAGCCTCGCAACCGCCGGCATCATGgcgagggggaggaggaggaagagcaggatgAGGTAGAGACATGA
- the LOC115043227 gene encoding semaphorin-3F-like isoform X2, which translates to MQLDGLWTVHTLLALSSFTLGNTVTNDPLAAPRVFISFKELRSTSTAHHFAYLLNTSDYRILRMDEDHDRMYVGSKDHILSLDLHDINKDPHIIHWPVSERRRMECLVSGKDANEECANFIRLIEPWNRTQLYVCGTGAYNPVCTFVNRGRKPQTSMYLQMAQARGRASRAAEPSAVHETLGLKEEIFHLEPGKVESGKGKCSYDPKLNSVSALINGELYAGVYVDFMGTDSAIFRTLGTKTAMRTDQYNSRWLNDPTFIHVHLIPDSAERNDDKLYFFFREKSSEMGQSPVTQSRIGRICLNDDGGHCCLVNKWSTFLKARLICSVPGADGMETHFDELRDVYIQPTQDTKNPVIYGVFSVSGSVFKGSAVCVYSMADIRMVFNGPFAHKEGPNYQWVAYTGKIPYPRPGTCPGGTFTPNMKSTKDYPDEVINFMRNHPAMYNAVYPVHKRPLVVRTNVDYEFTTITVDQVTAADGNYEVLFLGTDKGTVQKVIVLPRDDLQTEELVLEEVEVFKVPTPITTMKISSKRQQLYVSSAVGLTQLALHRCDVYGEACADCCLARDPYCAWDGKSCSRYSASQKRRSRRQDVKYGNPIRQCRGFNSNANRNTVEMVQYGVEGSSTFLECQARSPHAVVKWHLQRDNSDRRKEMRSDGRVLKTEQGLLLRSLQPSDSGMYQCTATEKNFKHTLVKLQLVVLSSRAVNSVLVEGAGGLVPSALHSSSTQWTPSAGQYKDLLTILSQPEMTLINQYCQDYWQFGDPLLGALKAKDLKELKEQKKPRNRRHHGEGEEEEEQDEVET; encoded by the exons AGCTGAGATCTACCAGTACCGCTCATCACTTCGCCTACCTCCTCAACACGTCCGACTACCGGATCCTGCGTATGGATGAAGACCACGACCGCATGTATGTTGGCAGCAAGGACCACATCCTGTCCCTGGATCTCCATGACATCAACAAGGACCCCCACATC ATCCACTGGCCAGTGTCTGAACGAAGGCGGATGGAGTGCCTTGTGAGTGGGAAGGATGCCAAT GAGGAGTGTGCAAATTTCATCCGTCTGATTGAGCCGTGGAACCGGACTCAGCTGTACGTCTGTGGGACAGGAGCTTACAATCCAGTCTGTACCTTTGTCAACCGTGGACGCAAACCTCAG ACGTCCATGTATCTACAGATGGCCCAGGCCAGAGGAAGGGCTAGCCGCGCGGCCGAACCCAGCGCGGTGCACGAGACACTTGGACTAAAG gAAGAAATCTTCCATCTGGAGCCCGGCAAAGTGGAATCTGGGAAGGGAAAGTGCTCCTACGACCCGAAGCTCAACAGCGTGTCAGCTTTGATCA aTGGTGAACTGTATGCTGGGGTCTATGTTGACTTCATGGGAACAGACTCGGCCATTTTCCGGACTTTGGGGACAAAGACTGCCATGCGAACAGATCAGTACAACTCCAGATGGCTGAATG ATCCCACTTTCATCCACGTACACCTCATCCCTGACAGTGCAGAGAGAAATGATGACAAGCTGTATTTCTTCTTCCGGGAGAAGTCCTCTGAGATGGGCCAGAGTCCTGTGACCCAGTCCCGCATAGGACGCATCTGCCTG AATGATGATGGAGGTCACTGCTGTCTGGTCAACAAGTGGAGCACCTTCCTGAAGGCCAGACTCATCTGTTCAGTGCCCGGCGCTGACGGCATGGAGACACACTTCGATGAACTGC GGGATGTCTATATCCAACCAACACAGGACACAAAAAATCCCGTGATATATGGAGTCTTCTCCGTCTCTGG TTCTGTCTTCAAAGGCTCAGCAGTTTGTGTCTACTCCATGGCCGACATCCGCATGGTCTTCAATGGACCCTTTGCCCACAAAGAGGGTCCCAATTACCAGTGGGTGGCCTACACTGGGAAGATCCCTTACCCTCGCCCTGGCACA TGCCCTGGAGGTACATTCACCCCCAACATGAAGTCCACCAAGGACTACCCAGATGAGGTGATTAACTTTATGAGGAATCACCCGGCCATGTACAATGCTGTGTACCCTGTACACAAGCGCCCCCTGGTGGTGCGGACCAACGTGGACTATGAGTTCACAACCATCACGGTGGACcaagtgacagcagcagatggCAACTATGAAGTGCTGTTCTTAGGAACTG ACAAAGGGACAGTTCAGAAAGTCATTGTGCTGCCCAGAGACGATCTGCAGACTGAGGAGCTGGTCCTCGAGGAGGTCGAGGTTTTCAAG GTTCCTACTCCAATCACCACAATGAAGATCTCATCCAAAAGG CAACAGCTGTATGTGTCCTCTGCAGTAGGGCTGACACAGCTGGCTCTCCACCGTTGTGATGTGTATGGCGAGGCCTGTGCTGACTGCTGCCTGGCCAGGGATCCTTACTGCGCCTGGGATGGAAAGTCCTGCTCCCGTTACTCTGCCTCACAGAAGAG ACGTAGCCGGAGGCAGGACGTCAAGTATGGGAACCCCATCCGCCAGTGCCGAGGCTTCAACTCCAATG CCAATAGGAACACTGTGGAGATGGTGCAGTACGGGGTGGAGGGAAGCAGCACCTTCCTGGAGTGTCAGGCCCGCTCTCCCCATGCTGTAGTCAAATGGCATCTGCAGAGAGACAACAGCGACCGCAGGAAAGAG ATGCGTTCTGACGGTCGGGTTTTGAAGACAGAACAAGGTCTACTTCTGCGGTCTCTGCAGCCTTCTGACTCTGGCATGTATCAGTGTACCGCCACAGAGAAGaacttcaaacacacactggtgaAACTGCAGTTAGTGGTGCTCTCGAGCCGGGCCGTTAACAGCGTGCTGGTGGAGGGCGCGGGCGGGCTTGTGCCGTCCGCTCTCCACTCCAGCAGCACCCAGTGGACCCCCAGCGCAGGCCAGTACAAGGACCTGCTGACCATCCTGAGCCAGCCAGAGATGACCCTGATCAATCAGTACTGCCAGGACTACTGGCAGTTTGGAGACCCGCTGTTGGGAGCCCTCAAGGCCAAAGACCTGAAGGAGCTCAAGGAGCAGAAGAAGCCTCGCAACCGCCGGCATCATGgcgagggggaggaggaggaagagcaggatgAGGTAGAGACATGA